AATTTTCATGTGGCCAACTAGCCAAAGCAACCAAACACTAACAAGCTAAGCCATTACACATGAACTAATCATCTATAAAGAATTGTTAAATTTcacctctttttttcttaaagttcaAGAAATACAAATGTCTTTAGCAACCATTTTcttgttcttcctcttcttttctaCTGTTGTTTCAGCCAATGAGAAGACATCAGCCTATGAAGAGCTTCAACATTATGACTTCCCAATTGGCATTCTTCCTAAAGGGGTGATAGGCTATGAGTTGAACTCAAAAACAGGTGAATTCTCGGCGTATCTCAATGGCTCATGTAGGTTCATGTTGAGTTCATATGAGCTATTTTACAAGCCTGTGATAAAAGGTGTTATATCCAAAGGGAAGCTTAGGAAATTGAGTGGTGTTAGTGTTAAAGTTGCGTTTTTATGGGTTAACATTGTTGAGGTTAGGAGAAGAGATGACAATCTCCAATTCTCTGTTGGATTTACTTCTGCAAATTTTCCTATTAGGAGCTTTGACAAATGCCCTCGTTGTGAATGTGGATTGTATTGGGTTAACGAGGATGATGGGGAGCCTAGGCAAAAGCTCCTCATGTCTTCCTCGTAGAGTACTCTAGCAGTGACGTAGGCAGAATTTTATGATTATAGCACTTTTCGATTTATTGTAACAACTTGTCTTGTCACAGGGTTTAGTTGAACTATACTTTCTATTCAAAATTGATGCTGCTTAAAAGAAATGCCCTCGTTGTGAATGTGGATTGTATTGTGTTAACGAGGATGCTAGGCAAAAGCTCCTCGTCTCTTCCTCGTAGAGTCTAACAGTGGCGTACACAAAATTTTGTGCAAGCagtgttattttattattacaGGTCATCTTGTCATGGGGGTTAGTTCTGAGGCTGTCTGGCTCCAAAACAACCTAAATTTGAATATATTCGCATTGAAAACTTTTACTTAGAAGGTAAAACACTTTCTACCGGAGAGGTTACCAACCTCAATTGGCTTATGCATCATATTGTGGAATGCATACTTGTAGttggttcaatttttttctttttaaattttaagaataagtAAGCTTGTATAAATGAGAAAGTTggtattttttgtttgatagtATATCTAAAGCTAAAAGTTAGGGGAATTATTAGGACAAAATGTAACGTGCATCATCTATTTTCTtcatataacataaaaatataagcAATTATTGTGTCTTCTTTCTATTTAGAATCAATCAATGTAATATACTAGACTCTAGTAGTGGACAAGATAAAAGCTAGCTGTCATTATTTCTCTTCATTGCATCTTAAAATATGCGCATCATCTTGgttcaaattttcaatcaattaatTACGtctcaattttattaattataaataataatatatataaatatatatcttGTTCCATTTTAACCATTCAAGGAATTCGTCTTAGTTtaattaaactatttttcatACTATTTTGCTCTATATTATAACttggcataatatataaatatgtcatttagTTTGGTCCTAACTGACATTTATGTCCTCTAATTTTGAGTGTGTATaaatagacacttaaacttgtataaaattgaacaagtagacacatgcGTCCTATATGGTATAATACACGTAGGACACCACATATGACAAAAAATTGTCATGTAGAATGCCACGTAGAACAAATGtgtctatttatttaattttatacaagtttaatgTTTACTTGTGTACACTCAAAATTAGAGAACATAAATATTAATTGAGACCAAATTAAAAGACACGTTTATGTATCATGACTTATAACTTTCTTCCTATATTAAGACTTGCAATTGATGAGCCTTGATTTGAATCTCAAATAAGTGTTTGGTTCAACTAAGTgtgatattatatataattcGGTATGACTTTTTTCTTGGTAGATAATCATAATGTTCGAATTAGTTTATGCGTATTAATTTTATAGATATTTGCTATTTCTAATTCTGTATATCTAAGCTTAGATATGTGAAAAGAAATCACTTTTAGTATTTGCATTTGCtgaaatttaaacttaaaatcttATGATTCTCAATTCAATTCATGCACTATTAAATCTAGCCGTTAATTACATAGTACAACAAACAACAATAATTAAGTGCCTCATATTCTAGCTATtataaacaacaataatttaAGTGCCTCATATTCTAGTTATTATAATTTAGAATATTAGATTAGTGGACAAGTTGTGCACTTCATGGTTcactatctatttttttttgtattcatATGTTTAATGTTTTTCCATGTTGTGTTCCTTGTATACTACTGTTCAACGAATCTGTCTTTCATCACTAATTCCACTTGTCACTCTATTACACACAAAAAAGCTCACGCCACCAATAAAAATGACAGATAAACTACTTTATCGGATTCATTTTAGTTATCGTgtttattaaaaataactaatttaaaataattatcattttaaaaataaaataaaatatattgattagttatttgttttaatttttacccTTACTTAATTGCTATGGATAGAGATTAATGTGATTAAAAAGACAGTAGTATtaaattaagataaaaataataataaagactaacgtaatcaaattaattttttattaaaattttttggggcaaaaaagaaatatgacaaataaaatGAATTGGAAAAGTATGTATAGTTTTGTGATGACTTGGAGAACCTTGTTGATTGAATTTTGACATGTCAATTTAGGTCTTGTCATGTTTAACAGTGTTCCACACTTTATAGTATGACTAGAAAAGTCATCGAAATTTTTATAATATCTTAGAGGACAACAAGTGGTGTTTCCTATTTGAcgtaatataaaaaattatgatggaGTGATAAGTCGTCATGCTTTATTTTTGAATACAAGTCACGGATTTGAATAtgcaaataaaatcatttttgaTCAGGAGTGTTTCACTTCATGGTGAAATTTTTTAACGTGATTAACCTAAATTAGTTGGATCTCAAAGTAGGTGGTAAGTATATACTCATCTTCATGATTAATTAGAAGTCTTGAGTTTAAATTTAGTCAATTTTAGTCGGCTTTCGATGTGAATTTGGAAAATAGAGCTCGAAAACTAGTATCGAATATCGAGTGaaaaagcaaaaataaataaaaatactttgaCGTGTAGTAGATTTTATCAGCGTTTTTTTACTGATAACTCATTTTACAATATGAAAGATTGAAGTTATATGCGTAGTAATTGAATACACATCCATTGTTTCAACTAATTTAATTTATACACAAGAAGATGATTAGGCaaaactttaattaattaatagccATGAATGATCATTGAGTGCTATCAATTTCTGGCCATTCATTCTGACATTGGATTAGTTAATAcgtatttaaaatatattcattcacaatgtaaaataaattttgaacaacaacaacaactcagtgaaatcccacaacgtggggtttgggagggtaaagtgtacgcagaccttactcctatcacGGTAGAacggctgttttcgagagaccctcggctcaaaagaagcataaaaagaggtcagataagactaagaagttcaaagcaatatgggaaagcaaataacgaataacgcaaataacgaaagctaCACAGATagaatagagtaatcaaagtacagaaagtaatagagagatactaacagaagtcagagcagAAAATATTATAGTGTGCtgatgcgcctactaatacggaagaataacgagagaatacggaagaataacaagactatgtactagccttctatcctaatatgtgtcctccacaccctcctatctaaggtcatgtcctcgttaAGCTGTAATTGCGTCATGTcgtgtctaatcacctctccccaatatttcttcggcatACCTCTACCTcttttgaaaccatccatggccatcctctcacacctccgcactggggcatctgtatctctcctcttcacatgcccaaaccatctcaatcgcaTTTCTCGCATcctgtcttccac
This Solanum dulcamara chromosome 8, daSolDulc1.2, whole genome shotgun sequence DNA region includes the following protein-coding sequences:
- the LOC129899569 gene encoding uncharacterized protein LOC129899569, whose product is MEEILKANEKTSAYEELQHYDFPIGILPKGVIGYELNSKTGEFSAYLNGSCRFMLSSYELFYKPVIKGVISKGKLRKLSGVSVKVAFLWVNIVEVRRRDDNLQFSVGFTSANFPIRSFDKCPRCECGLYWVNEDDGEPRQKLLMSSS